Proteins co-encoded in one Pseudarthrobacter chlorophenolicus A6 genomic window:
- the coaD gene encoding pantetheine-phosphate adenylyltransferase, giving the protein MRRAVCPGSFDPIHNGHLEVIARAAGLFDEVIVAISTNYAKKYRFSLDERLEMARETLASLKGIVVEPVGEGLLAEYCRQRGVSAIVKGLRSSSDFDYELPMATMNRQLSGVETVFLPAEAHYIHLSSTLIKEVAGLGGNVSEYVPRSVLRRLLAGEPSANQQPRR; this is encoded by the coding sequence ATGAGACGAGCTGTCTGCCCCGGATCCTTTGATCCCATCCATAACGGCCATCTCGAAGTTATTGCCCGCGCTGCCGGTCTCTTCGACGAAGTCATTGTGGCCATCTCCACCAACTACGCCAAGAAGTACCGGTTCAGCCTCGATGAGCGCCTCGAAATGGCGCGCGAAACCCTCGCGTCCCTCAAGGGAATCGTTGTTGAACCCGTAGGTGAGGGGCTGCTGGCTGAATACTGCAGGCAGCGGGGCGTCTCGGCCATCGTCAAGGGACTCCGGTCCTCCTCGGACTTTGACTATGAATTGCCCATGGCCACGATGAACAGGCAACTGAGTGGGGTGGAAACTGTCTTCCTGCCTGCGGAAGCGCATTACATCCACCTGTCGTCGACCCTCATCAAGGAGGTGGCCGGGCTGGGCGGCAACGTCTCCGAGTACGTCCCCAGGTCAGTACTGCGGAGGCTGCTGGCGGGCGAGCCTTCGGCGAATCAGCAGCCCAGGCGGTAG
- a CDS encoding aminotransferase class I/II-fold pyridoxal phosphate-dependent enzyme codes for MHASRELSAPSAPAPWQRTALGANLLAADGGLGVTIFEEMTNLAVQTGAINLGQGFPDEDGPQEILDAARDAIAAGANQYAPGKGIPQLRAAVAAHQERFYGLTPDPDTEVLITTGATEAIAASLLAFTGPGDEVLTLEPFYDSYGAVIGLSGATHVTAPLLAPDFMPDLAALEAAFSERTRVVLLNNPHNPTGAVFPREVLQKVVALAQKHDVLIITDEVYEHLTFGVRHIPVASLPGAAERTITISSAGKTFSLTGWKIGWLTGPAELVAAARTVKQFLTYSSGTPFQPAIAAGLGLPDSFYQGIAASLEQKRDILSEGLRAAGFGVYAPQGTYFVNVDTAPLGITDSVDLARRLPGLVGVAAIPVPVFCHPEGAERTRSLLRFAFCKKADVLEEAAGRLAALGSRL; via the coding sequence ATGCACGCGTCACGGGAACTTTCCGCGCCTTCTGCCCCCGCTCCATGGCAGCGGACCGCCCTGGGAGCGAACCTCCTGGCCGCTGACGGCGGACTTGGCGTCACCATCTTCGAGGAGATGACCAACCTCGCAGTCCAGACCGGGGCAATCAACCTGGGCCAGGGCTTCCCCGACGAGGATGGACCGCAGGAGATCCTGGACGCCGCCCGGGATGCCATCGCGGCGGGTGCCAACCAGTACGCGCCCGGTAAAGGGATCCCCCAACTGCGAGCCGCGGTGGCCGCCCACCAGGAACGTTTTTACGGGCTGACCCCTGACCCGGACACGGAAGTCCTGATCACCACCGGCGCCACCGAGGCGATCGCCGCCTCGCTGCTGGCCTTTACAGGGCCCGGCGACGAAGTCCTCACCCTCGAACCGTTCTACGACTCGTACGGTGCAGTGATCGGGCTGTCGGGGGCCACGCATGTCACTGCGCCCCTGCTCGCGCCCGATTTCATGCCGGACTTGGCCGCCCTCGAGGCCGCCTTCAGCGAACGGACCCGCGTGGTCCTGCTGAACAATCCGCACAATCCCACAGGTGCGGTCTTTCCCCGTGAGGTGCTGCAGAAAGTTGTGGCCCTGGCACAAAAGCACGACGTGCTGATCATCACCGACGAGGTCTATGAGCACCTCACCTTCGGCGTCCGCCATATCCCGGTGGCGTCCCTGCCCGGGGCGGCCGAACGGACCATCACCATCTCTTCCGCCGGGAAGACCTTCTCCCTCACGGGCTGGAAAATCGGTTGGCTGACCGGGCCCGCAGAGCTCGTGGCCGCCGCGCGTACCGTCAAGCAGTTTCTCACCTACAGCTCAGGCACCCCCTTCCAGCCCGCCATAGCGGCAGGGCTGGGCCTCCCCGACAGCTTCTACCAGGGCATAGCGGCCTCCCTCGAGCAAAAACGCGACATCCTCAGCGAGGGGCTGCGCGCCGCCGGCTTCGGCGTTTACGCCCCGCAGGGCACCTACTTCGTCAACGTGGACACGGCGCCGCTGGGCATCACCGACTCGGTGGACCTCGCGCGGCGCCTCCCCGGGCTGGTGGGGGTGGCCGCCATCCCGGTGCCGGTATTCTGCCACCCTGAAGGTGCTGAACGCACGCGCAGCCTGCTCCGCTTCGCCTTCTGCAAGAAAGCGGACGTCCTCGAAGAGGCCGCCGGGCGGCTGGCCGCGCTGGGCAGCAGGCTTTGA
- a CDS encoding spermidine synthase: MAAGKHGHTSRFLRATGQHATIEPDTFTDGSYVLSIGGAEQSHVNLSHPEDIFYEYLRRIGHLVDLAAPAGAPVRALHLGAGALTLARYIQATRPGSVQYAVELERELLDFVLRELPLPAGTDLHAIIGDARQALGELDPELAFDVVILDIFSGPEAPAHIACAEFYGEVRAKLEPSGVLVVNVGDEPALTLVRSQVAALRETMADVAAFAENGLFEGRYPGNIILAGTQGAWPQEWTAQLTALGPHPAKVLSGVDLDRLAP, encoded by the coding sequence ATGGCGGCGGGCAAACACGGGCACACCTCCCGCTTCCTTCGCGCCACTGGCCAGCACGCGACTATTGAACCGGACACGTTCACCGACGGCAGCTACGTGCTCAGCATCGGCGGGGCTGAGCAATCACACGTGAACCTGTCCCACCCCGAGGACATCTTCTACGAGTACCTCCGCCGCATCGGCCACCTCGTTGACCTGGCGGCCCCTGCCGGAGCGCCCGTCCGTGCGCTGCACCTGGGAGCGGGCGCGCTGACCCTGGCCCGCTACATCCAGGCGACCCGACCCGGCTCCGTGCAGTACGCGGTGGAACTGGAGCGTGAACTGCTGGATTTCGTCCTGCGGGAATTGCCCCTGCCCGCGGGGACAGACCTGCACGCCATCATCGGCGACGCCCGGCAGGCACTCGGTGAGCTTGACCCGGAGCTCGCGTTCGACGTCGTCATCCTGGACATCTTCTCCGGCCCGGAAGCGCCCGCGCATATCGCCTGCGCCGAGTTCTACGGCGAAGTCCGGGCGAAGCTGGAACCCTCGGGGGTGCTGGTGGTCAACGTCGGAGACGAGCCCGCACTCACCCTGGTCCGAAGCCAGGTGGCCGCGCTCCGGGAGACCATGGCGGACGTTGCGGCTTTCGCAGAGAACGGCCTGTTCGAGGGCCGGTACCCGGGCAACATCATCCTCGCCGGGACCCAGGGGGCCTGGCCCCAGGAGTGGACTGCCCAACTCACTGCCCTCGGCCCCCACCCGGCGAAGGTGCTGTCGGGAGTGGACCTGGACCGGCTCGCCCCATAG
- the rsmD gene encoding 16S rRNA (guanine(966)-N(2))-methyltransferase RsmD, protein MSRIIAGAAGGTPLSSVPGSLTRPTTDRVKEALFSRLDAFDVIAGARVLDLYAGSGSLGVESGSRGAGSVDLVESEAKASAVCQRNADLVNGVVGRKAVTVHRSKVEPFLDRAAESAAWDLVFLDPPYPLDEVALAAVLRKLAAHLAPSAVVVVERSSRSPEPDWPDELERFAEKKYGETRLWFAEPYVPDAIGSDDLPAAAES, encoded by the coding sequence ATGAGCCGGATCATCGCCGGAGCGGCCGGCGGCACACCCCTGTCCTCCGTTCCGGGCTCGCTGACCCGCCCTACCACCGACCGCGTCAAGGAGGCGCTCTTCTCGCGGCTGGATGCCTTCGACGTCATCGCCGGAGCCCGCGTACTGGACCTCTACGCCGGGTCCGGTTCGCTGGGGGTTGAGAGCGGCAGCCGGGGAGCCGGCAGCGTGGACCTTGTCGAATCCGAAGCCAAGGCAAGCGCGGTTTGCCAGCGCAACGCGGACCTGGTCAATGGGGTTGTGGGCCGCAAGGCAGTGACCGTCCACCGGTCCAAGGTGGAGCCCTTCCTGGACCGCGCCGCGGAGTCCGCAGCGTGGGACCTGGTGTTCCTGGACCCGCCGTACCCGCTCGACGAAGTGGCCCTCGCCGCCGTACTGCGGAAACTCGCCGCGCATCTGGCGCCATCCGCCGTCGTCGTCGTCGAACGGTCCTCCCGGTCACCCGAACCGGACTGGCCTGACGAACTGGAAAGGTTCGCCGAGAAAAAGTACGGCGAAACCCGGCTCTGGTTCGCTGAGCCCTACGTCCCGGACGCCATCGGAAGCGATGACCTTCCGGCCGCTGCGGAGTCCTAG
- a CDS encoding ATP-dependent DNA helicase RecG — protein MNAEPGLALERRIGKRSAGVIEKHLNITTVEGLLNYFPRRYMARGELTPISDLPRDEEVTLIARVLSSNTRSMQARRGTITDVVISDDDGRNGLKLVGGTDFHGKVPGTLKISFFNAFRAKSELLPGRRALFSGKVTSFKGSLGLTNPDFQVLDSDPFTAGGDDPEKLAAMPIPVYPATAKLPSWKIQKVIATLLETVDLAALPDPVPETVTAREEFLPLADAYRLIHEPETAADWQRARQRFRYQEALVLQSALARRRSQLAAEEATARRPVRDGLLAAFDRNLPFTLTDGQAAVGKTLAAGLAADHPMNRLLQGEVGSGKTVVALRAMLQVVDAGGQAALLAPTEVLAAQHFDSIRRTLGPLSRDGLLGAFGGTDGQAVQVTLLTGSMPAAARRQAMLDAASGTAGIVIGTHALLSDNVSFYDLGLIVVDEQHRFGVEQRDALRAKARKPPHLLVMTATPIPRTVAMTVFGDLETSTLDELPKGRAPISTHLVGLAENPGWAGRIWARAREEIDAGHQVYVVCPKIGTDDDGDFTPGEAEPAAADLEENGRELASVTAVVEQLQDEPSIAGVPVAPLHGRQDPDLKSATMAGFAANSIKLLVSTTVIEVGVDVHNATMMVILDADRFGISQLHQLRGRVGRGGLPGTCLLVTSLERGHPSRRRLDAVAATTDGFVLSQEDLKLRREGDILGASQSGGRSTLRLLRVLEHEDIIAQARSDAQEIVTGDASLAAHPELADAIDRYLNPEKEAFLERG, from the coding sequence ATGAACGCTGAGCCCGGCCTTGCCCTGGAACGCCGCATCGGCAAGCGTTCAGCGGGGGTCATCGAAAAGCACCTCAACATCACCACGGTTGAGGGCCTGCTTAACTACTTCCCGCGGCGCTACATGGCGCGTGGTGAACTGACGCCCATCAGCGACCTGCCGCGTGATGAAGAGGTAACCCTCATCGCGCGCGTACTTTCGAGCAATACCCGTTCCATGCAGGCACGCAGGGGAACCATCACCGATGTCGTGATCTCGGACGATGACGGCAGGAACGGCCTGAAGCTGGTCGGCGGTACCGACTTCCACGGGAAAGTTCCGGGCACCCTGAAAATCAGCTTCTTCAATGCCTTCCGGGCAAAGAGCGAACTGCTCCCCGGCCGCCGTGCATTGTTCTCGGGCAAGGTCACCAGTTTCAAAGGTTCCCTCGGCCTGACCAACCCCGATTTCCAGGTTTTGGATTCGGACCCCTTCACGGCCGGCGGTGATGACCCGGAGAAGCTCGCCGCCATGCCGATTCCCGTATACCCGGCCACCGCAAAGCTGCCCAGCTGGAAAATCCAAAAAGTCATTGCCACCCTGCTCGAAACCGTGGACCTCGCCGCCCTCCCGGATCCCGTTCCGGAGACCGTCACCGCGAGGGAGGAATTCCTGCCGCTCGCTGATGCCTACCGGCTGATCCATGAACCGGAAACGGCGGCGGACTGGCAGCGCGCACGCCAGCGGTTCCGCTACCAGGAGGCGCTGGTGCTGCAGTCCGCCCTGGCAAGGCGCCGGTCCCAACTGGCCGCAGAGGAAGCAACGGCCAGGCGGCCGGTCCGGGACGGCCTGCTTGCTGCGTTCGACCGCAACCTGCCTTTCACGCTCACCGACGGCCAGGCCGCCGTCGGTAAAACCCTGGCCGCCGGGCTTGCCGCAGACCACCCCATGAACCGCTTGCTGCAGGGTGAAGTGGGATCGGGCAAAACCGTCGTGGCGCTGCGGGCCATGCTTCAGGTGGTGGACGCCGGGGGCCAGGCCGCCCTGCTGGCTCCAACGGAAGTCCTCGCCGCCCAGCACTTCGACTCCATTCGCCGGACCCTCGGCCCGTTGTCCAGGGATGGATTGCTCGGCGCATTCGGCGGCACGGACGGGCAAGCGGTGCAGGTCACCCTGCTGACGGGTTCCATGCCTGCCGCGGCCCGGAGGCAGGCCATGCTGGACGCCGCGTCAGGGACAGCGGGGATCGTCATTGGGACCCACGCGTTGTTGAGCGACAACGTGTCCTTCTATGACCTCGGACTGATCGTGGTGGACGAGCAGCACCGCTTTGGCGTGGAGCAGCGCGATGCCCTGCGTGCCAAGGCCAGGAAACCACCGCACCTGCTGGTGATGACCGCTACGCCCATCCCGCGCACCGTGGCCATGACAGTTTTTGGCGACCTCGAAACCTCCACTTTGGACGAACTTCCCAAGGGCCGAGCCCCTATTTCCACCCATCTCGTCGGCCTGGCAGAAAACCCTGGCTGGGCCGGGCGGATCTGGGCCCGCGCACGCGAGGAAATTGATGCCGGCCACCAGGTCTACGTTGTCTGCCCCAAGATCGGCACCGACGACGACGGCGACTTCACCCCGGGCGAAGCGGAGCCGGCCGCCGCCGACCTCGAGGAGAACGGGCGGGAACTAGCCTCCGTGACAGCCGTCGTCGAGCAGCTGCAGGACGAACCGTCCATCGCCGGGGTGCCTGTCGCCCCACTGCACGGACGCCAGGACCCGGACCTCAAGTCGGCCACCATGGCAGGCTTCGCGGCCAATTCCATCAAACTGCTCGTTTCCACCACCGTGATCGAGGTGGGCGTGGACGTCCATAACGCGACGATGATGGTCATCCTGGACGCCGACCGGTTCGGCATCTCCCAGTTGCACCAGCTTCGGGGACGGGTGGGCCGGGGTGGGCTTCCGGGGACCTGCCTCCTGGTCACCTCCCTGGAACGCGGGCACCCCAGCCGGCGGCGGCTGGACGCCGTGGCGGCCACAACCGACGGCTTCGTCCTCTCCCAGGAGGACCTGAAGCTGCGCCGTGAGGGCGACATCCTGGGCGCCTCCCAGTCCGGCGGGCGCTCCACCCTCAGGCTCCTCCGCGTGCTGGAGCATGAAGACATCATTGCCCAGGCCCGTTCCGATGCTCAGGAGATCGTCACCGGCGATGCGTCCCTGGCAGCCCATCCTGAGCTGGCCGATGCCATTGACAGGTACCTCAACCCCGAGAAGGAGGCGTTCCTTGAACGCGGTTAG
- a CDS encoding DAK2 domain-containing protein — translation MRRWLNKAETALGNHSDRLNAINIFPVADGDTGTNLYLTVRAASDALDGLDPSVTDVGAVLTHAGQAALEKARGNSGTLFSVFLCAAAEPLAGQQRLSSALLATALHRAQIRAWTALSDPVPGTMLSVMEAASLAAGEIDALHPGDDSNHALGVTLDAAVAAALAAVVSTEDQLDALQAAKVVDAGGVGLLLILDCLRSVVLGEELQGTLLDDLHGYSVQDPHIHTSMPVDEGVEVMCTISLSPLDAATLRQHLDELGDSVIMSQLGGGEAGDGTYRWRVHVHVPTPGPAVELIRTLGTPTDMSISALSDTSGHRSQALQEAVDSGGHER, via the coding sequence ATGAGGCGGTGGCTCAACAAAGCGGAAACCGCGCTGGGCAACCACAGCGACCGCCTCAACGCCATCAATATTTTCCCTGTCGCGGATGGCGACACCGGCACCAACCTCTACCTCACGGTCCGTGCCGCCTCCGACGCCCTGGACGGGCTGGACCCGTCAGTTACGGATGTCGGCGCCGTCCTTACCCACGCGGGCCAGGCGGCACTGGAAAAAGCCCGGGGGAACTCCGGGACGCTGTTCTCCGTCTTCCTCTGCGCGGCGGCTGAACCCCTCGCAGGCCAGCAGCGCCTGAGCTCGGCCCTGCTGGCAACAGCCCTGCACCGGGCCCAGATCCGGGCCTGGACCGCGCTGAGCGATCCCGTTCCCGGCACCATGCTTTCCGTGATGGAAGCCGCATCCCTGGCGGCCGGTGAGATCGACGCCCTCCATCCCGGAGATGACAGTAACCACGCCCTCGGGGTGACGCTGGACGCCGCAGTCGCGGCGGCATTGGCCGCCGTCGTCTCCACGGAGGACCAGCTCGACGCCCTGCAGGCAGCCAAGGTGGTGGATGCCGGCGGCGTGGGGCTGCTGCTCATCCTGGACTGCCTCCGTTCCGTGGTCCTGGGGGAAGAACTGCAGGGAACATTGCTCGACGACCTTCACGGCTACAGCGTCCAGGACCCCCACATCCACACCAGCATGCCGGTGGACGAAGGCGTGGAGGTCATGTGCACCATCAGCCTTTCGCCCCTGGATGCAGCCACGCTCCGGCAGCACCTGGACGAGCTGGGCGATTCTGTCATCATGAGCCAGCTGGGCGGCGGGGAAGCCGGTGACGGCACCTACCGGTGGCGGGTCCACGTGCACGTCCCTACGCCGGGTCCGGCCGTGGAACTGATCCGCACCCTGGGTACGCCCACCGACATGTCCATCAGCGCCCTGTCTGACACGTCCGGCCACCGGAGCCAGGCGCTCCAGGAGGCAGTGGACTCCGGTGGGCATGAACGCTGA
- the thiL gene encoding thiamine-phosphate kinase, with protein sequence MDAGHSAATVLGPGDDAAIVSAPDARTVISIDTQVQDQDFRLSWPNGYCSTGFDVGWKAAAQNLSDINAMGARATSMVVSLTLPPHTPVAWVEQLADGLTAAIRELGASSCSVAGGDLGRGREISVTVAVLGTLDGGNAVLRSGASPGDVLALAGTAGHAAAGLALLESTHHVGQLTPQQRSLLDLQCRPVPPLAAGPAARAAGATAMLDVSDGLLRDGNRIALASGVCVDLDPASLDLLAAALEPAADLLGTDARTWLLGGGEDHGLLATFPPDVQLPPGFTAIGSVQALGIDEGPRVTIAGRAADTGGWDHFAD encoded by the coding sequence ATGGACGCAGGGCATTCCGCCGCCACCGTTCTCGGTCCCGGTGACGACGCCGCCATCGTCAGCGCGCCGGACGCCAGGACAGTCATCAGCATCGATACCCAGGTCCAGGACCAGGACTTCCGCCTCAGCTGGCCCAACGGTTACTGCAGTACGGGGTTTGATGTGGGCTGGAAGGCGGCAGCACAGAACCTCAGCGACATCAACGCCATGGGTGCCAGGGCAACCTCCATGGTGGTGAGCCTCACATTGCCGCCGCACACCCCGGTGGCCTGGGTGGAGCAGCTGGCCGACGGCCTCACCGCCGCGATCCGGGAGCTGGGAGCGTCAAGCTGCTCGGTGGCGGGCGGAGACCTGGGCCGGGGCCGGGAAATATCCGTAACAGTTGCTGTGCTCGGCACGCTCGACGGCGGGAACGCGGTCCTCCGCTCTGGCGCCAGTCCGGGGGACGTCCTGGCGCTGGCAGGTACAGCGGGCCACGCCGCTGCGGGCCTGGCACTCTTGGAGTCCACGCATCACGTGGGGCAGCTGACCCCGCAGCAGCGCAGCCTGTTGGACCTCCAATGCCGTCCCGTACCCCCGCTGGCCGCCGGGCCTGCCGCACGGGCGGCGGGCGCCACCGCAATGCTGGACGTCTCGGACGGCCTGCTGCGGGACGGGAACCGGATCGCACTGGCCAGCGGCGTCTGCGTAGACCTCGATCCGGCCAGCCTGGACCTGCTGGCCGCTGCCCTGGAGCCGGCAGCGGACCTGCTGGGAACGGATGCCCGGACGTGGTTGCTGGGCGGAGGCGAAGACCACGGATTGCTTGCCACCTTCCCGCCTGACGTTCAGCTTCCTCCCGGATTCACTGCGATAGGCTCGGTACAAGCACTGGGAATCGACGAAGGTCCGCGCGTGACGATTGCGGGCCGGGCCGCGGACACCGGGGGATGGGACCACTTTGCAGACTAA
- a CDS encoding DUF3515 domain-containing protein, with the protein MPSPHLSLPRRAARTVFIGAMVALPLAGCSPAVDVTAAQDAANPACAPMMVALPDAIGEAKLRQTNSQATAAWGDPSLVILRCGVNVPGPTTDRCVTVNGIDWVIKEGDPVWTLTTYGREPATEILMDPDKISSATVLADLATAAGKVPAGRNCVGQQELQDLPQSQ; encoded by the coding sequence ATGCCCAGCCCCCACCTGTCCCTGCCCCGCCGTGCTGCCAGGACGGTGTTCATTGGGGCCATGGTGGCCCTCCCGCTGGCAGGCTGCTCCCCCGCCGTCGATGTCACCGCAGCCCAGGATGCAGCCAATCCTGCGTGCGCGCCCATGATGGTGGCGCTTCCGGACGCCATTGGTGAAGCAAAGCTGCGGCAGACCAACAGCCAGGCCACCGCCGCCTGGGGCGATCCGTCGCTGGTGATCCTCCGCTGCGGCGTGAATGTCCCCGGACCCACCACGGACCGCTGCGTCACGGTGAACGGCATTGACTGGGTCATCAAGGAAGGCGATCCGGTGTGGACACTCACCACTTACGGCCGCGAACCCGCCACCGAAATCCTGATGGACCCGGACAAGATCAGCTCCGCTACAGTGCTGGCCGACCTCGCCACAGCCGCGGGCAAGGTGCCGGCCGGCCGCAACTGCGTGGGCCAACAGGAACTGCAGGACCTGCCCCAGAGCCAGTAG
- a CDS encoding D-alanine--D-alanine ligase family protein, whose amino-acid sequence MSHKDLTSGEPAGRPKPRVAVLFGGRSSEHAVSCVTAAGVLGAINKDKYDVIPIGIAKSGQWVLAGGDTAQWSLAGKALPEVAPSEQTVTLAEIGGEHQLIVAAPNEVPQELGTVDVVFPLLHGPFGEDGTIQGLLELSDTRYVGAGVLASAVGMDKHFMKVVFESAGLHVGPYVAVTDRQWQKDPEAVRKQVDRLGFPVFVKPARAGSSMGISKVDSLEGLDAAIEEARRHDLKLVIEAGIVGREIECAVLEGRGTDAPRTSLPGEISVAGGGHEFYDFNAKYVEDDAASLSCPADIPDEAIARVRELAAAAFDAVGAEGLSRVDFFYTPDGDLIINEINTMPGFTPKSMYPQMWAKSGLGYAELIDELIHLALNRKTGLR is encoded by the coding sequence ATGTCCCACAAAGACCTGACCTCAGGGGAGCCGGCCGGGCGTCCCAAACCGCGGGTAGCGGTCCTGTTCGGGGGCCGGTCCAGCGAGCACGCGGTCAGCTGCGTCACCGCCGCGGGCGTGCTCGGCGCCATTAACAAGGACAAGTACGACGTCATCCCCATCGGGATCGCCAAATCGGGCCAGTGGGTGCTGGCCGGCGGTGATACTGCCCAGTGGTCCCTTGCCGGTAAGGCACTGCCCGAGGTGGCGCCGTCCGAGCAGACTGTCACGCTGGCCGAGATCGGCGGAGAGCACCAGCTGATCGTGGCTGCCCCCAATGAGGTTCCGCAGGAACTTGGCACGGTGGACGTGGTCTTTCCCCTCCTTCACGGGCCCTTTGGTGAAGACGGAACCATCCAGGGGCTCCTGGAACTCTCGGACACCCGGTACGTCGGCGCCGGGGTCCTGGCGTCCGCCGTGGGCATGGACAAGCACTTCATGAAAGTTGTCTTCGAATCTGCCGGCCTCCATGTGGGGCCCTATGTTGCCGTGACTGACAGGCAATGGCAGAAGGATCCCGAGGCTGTCCGGAAGCAGGTCGACAGGCTGGGCTTCCCCGTGTTCGTCAAGCCCGCACGGGCCGGCTCCTCCATGGGCATCTCCAAGGTGGACTCGCTGGAAGGGCTGGATGCAGCCATCGAGGAAGCGCGCCGTCACGACCTCAAGCTGGTCATCGAGGCCGGCATCGTGGGCCGGGAAATCGAATGCGCCGTGCTGGAGGGCCGTGGAACCGATGCGCCCCGGACCTCTTTGCCTGGCGAGATTTCCGTGGCCGGCGGCGGCCACGAGTTCTACGATTTCAACGCCAAGTACGTCGAGGACGATGCCGCGTCGCTGAGCTGCCCCGCAGACATTCCTGATGAAGCCATCGCCAGGGTGCGGGAACTCGCCGCCGCCGCGTTCGATGCTGTCGGCGCCGAAGGCCTGAGCCGCGTTGACTTCTTCTACACACCTGACGGCGACCTGATCATCAACGAGATCAACACCATGCCCGGGTTCACGCCCAAGAGCATGTACCCGCAGATGTGGGCCAAATCCGGTCTCGGCTATGCCGAACTGATCGACGAGCTGATCCATCTGGCCCTGAACAGGAAGACCGGACTGCGCTGA
- a CDS encoding NAD(P)H-dependent glycerol-3-phosphate dehydrogenase, which yields MTLDFAGSARSVAVLGAGSWGTTFAKILADAATAAGTPREIRLWGRRGEVVEQVNSSHRNHQYLKDVPLPASITASTDVEDVLHGADLVVLAVPAQSLRPQLREWRHLIDPDAVVVSLMKGLELGTDARMSQVISEELGLDAGRIAVVSGPNLAMEIAREEPTASVVACADSAVAGWLARSCTAPYFRPYTTSDVVGVEIGGIVKNVIALAVGICEGKEMGDNTKASVITRGLAETSRLALALGGEAKTMAGLAGLGDLVATCSSPLSRNHTAGRLLGQGLTLEEVGQKMTQTAEGIKSGQAVHELAGKLGVEMPITAAVVAVLAGKLSVNQLGPVLLSRELKPEGDD from the coding sequence GTGACCCTGGATTTTGCGGGTTCGGCCCGCTCCGTCGCGGTCCTGGGCGCCGGCTCCTGGGGAACAACGTTCGCGAAAATCCTGGCCGATGCCGCCACGGCGGCGGGTACCCCGCGTGAGATCAGGCTGTGGGGCCGCCGCGGTGAAGTGGTTGAGCAGGTCAACAGCAGCCACCGCAACCACCAGTACCTTAAGGACGTGCCGCTGCCCGCCAGCATCACGGCGTCCACCGACGTCGAGGACGTGCTCCACGGGGCCGACCTCGTGGTCCTGGCAGTCCCCGCCCAGTCGCTGCGCCCGCAGCTGCGGGAGTGGCGCCACCTTATCGACCCTGATGCCGTGGTGGTCTCGCTCATGAAGGGCCTCGAGCTCGGCACTGACGCGCGCATGAGCCAGGTCATCAGCGAGGAGCTCGGCCTCGATGCCGGCAGGATCGCCGTCGTCTCCGGTCCCAACCTGGCCATGGAAATTGCGCGGGAGGAGCCCACCGCCTCGGTGGTGGCCTGCGCCGATTCCGCTGTCGCCGGTTGGCTGGCGCGAAGCTGCACGGCGCCCTATTTCCGCCCTTACACCACCTCTGACGTGGTAGGTGTGGAGATCGGCGGGATCGTCAAGAACGTCATTGCCCTGGCCGTCGGCATCTGCGAAGGCAAGGAGATGGGGGACAACACCAAGGCCTCCGTCATCACCCGCGGCCTGGCCGAAACGTCCCGCCTCGCCCTTGCCCTCGGTGGCGAAGCCAAGACCATGGCCGGACTCGCCGGCCTGGGCGACCTTGTGGCCACCTGCTCATCGCCGCTGTCCAGAAACCACACGGCAGGAAGGCTGCTGGGCCAGGGCCTCACGCTGGAGGAAGTGGGCCAGAAGATGACGCAGACGGCGGAAGGCATCAAATCCGGCCAGGCCGTGCATGAACTGGCGGGCAAGCTGGGCGTGGAAATGCCCATCACCGCCGCCGTTGTGGCCGTGCTGGCCGGCAAGCTGTCCGTTAACCAACTGGGACCTGTCCTGCTGTCCCGGGAACTGAAACCTGAAGGTGATGACTGA